In one window of Oscillatoria sp. FACHB-1407 DNA:
- a CDS encoding FAD-binding oxidoreductase, which yields MTSHTLNDVALKELRDGFIGNIITPDAPTYDEARKLFNAMIDRHPSLIAQCAGVDDVVRSIHFARQHGLEIAVRGGGHGVAGKALTEGGLVIDLRQMHSVSVDPVARTVTVGGGATMSHLDRGTEPYRLATTGGRASTTGVGGYILGGGSGWLDRKFGLACDNLLSVELVTANGDVIRASETEHPELFWALHGGGGNFGVATSFTLRLYELSSVSVMLLVWPPEAGVDVLRTYRDFMESAPDEIGGGALFVTGPAEEFVPESLVGRLAFVVLVTYAGPLSEARQVAAPMLALGHQGEFISEMPYADLQCMLDDPPGYRNYCSVEYLDAFPDEAIDRFCAHANTMIVPSASQHILLPQGGALGRGRADYPLPWRQAPWLIHPYGLYQDAADDQHVRQWTHDIRADLKPWESGAVYLNFIGDEGQDRVVAGLGQENYARLAKVKAQYDPENVFHLNHNIKPT from the coding sequence ATGACATCTCACACTCTCAACGATGTCGCCTTAAAGGAACTGCGCGATGGCTTTATCGGCAACATCATCACGCCCGATGCCCCAACCTATGATGAGGCTCGGAAACTCTTCAACGCGATGATCGATCGCCATCCCAGCCTGATTGCTCAATGTGCTGGCGTAGATGATGTCGTCCGCAGTATTCACTTTGCCCGTCAGCATGGCCTTGAGATTGCCGTTCGTGGGGGCGGACATGGGGTTGCGGGTAAGGCACTCACCGAAGGCGGACTTGTCATCGACCTGCGGCAAATGCATTCCGTCTCAGTTGATCCAGTGGCTCGCACGGTAACGGTTGGGGGTGGGGCCACTATGAGCCACCTTGATCGGGGTACAGAACCCTATAGGCTGGCGACAACGGGGGGACGAGCCTCTACAACAGGAGTGGGTGGATACATATTGGGAGGGGGCAGTGGTTGGCTTGACCGCAAGTTTGGTCTTGCCTGTGACAACCTCCTCTCCGTCGAACTTGTAACGGCTAATGGTGATGTTATTCGTGCCAGCGAAACCGAACACCCAGAACTCTTCTGGGCACTCCACGGTGGGGGTGGTAACTTCGGAGTCGCCACGTCATTTACGTTACGGTTATACGAGTTGTCGTCGGTAAGCGTGATGTTGCTGGTGTGGCCCCCCGAAGCCGGGGTAGACGTGCTTCGCACCTACCGAGATTTCATGGAATCAGCCCCCGACGAAATCGGTGGGGGTGCCCTCTTTGTGACTGGTCCCGCAGAGGAATTTGTGCCCGAATCTCTAGTCGGCAGGTTGGCCTTCGTCGTTCTCGTTACGTATGCTGGCCCATTATCCGAAGCTCGTCAGGTTGCCGCCCCCATGCTGGCACTGGGACATCAGGGAGAGTTTATTTCAGAAATGCCCTATGCCGATCTCCAGTGTATGCTCGACGATCCTCCCGGCTACCGCAACTATTGTTCCGTCGAGTATCTCGATGCATTCCCAGACGAAGCCATTGATCGATTCTGTGCCCATGCCAACACCATGATTGTGCCTTCAGCATCTCAGCATATTCTTTTACCTCAAGGCGGTGCATTAGGACGTGGGCGCGCCGACTATCCATTGCCTTGGCGACAGGCTCCCTGGCTGATTCATCCCTACGGTCTGTATCAAGATGCGGCAGATGATCAGCATGTTCGGCAGTGGACTCACGATATTCGAGCTGATCTCAAACCCTGGGAAAGCGGTGCGGTCTACCTCAACTTTATCGGCGACGAGGGCCAGGATCGGGTTGTGGCGGGTCTTGGTCAGGAGAATTATGCAAGGCTCGCAAAAGTCAAAGCTCAATATGACCCGGAAAACGTCTTTCACTTGAACCACAATATCAAACCAACTTGA
- the cimA gene encoding citramalate synthase, whose amino-acid sequence MTLDTFEFSTAPNRPLWIYDTTLRDGAQREGLSLSIDDKLRIARQLDRMGIPFIEGGWPGANPKDVQFFWQLKEEPLTQAEIVAFCSTRRPGKTAATDPMLQPILAAGTRWITLFGKSWDLHVTEGLKTTLEENLAMIQDTIEYFRSQERRVIYDAEHWFDGYKRNPEYALKTLEAAIAGGAEWLVLCDTNGGTLPHEVSAIVQEVFQFVEARNRALPEDARFLHPQSQLPPIGIHTHNDSGTAVANALAAVMGGARMVQGTINGYGERCGNADLCTLIPNLQLKLGFQCVSDDQLSKLTDSSRLISEVVNLAPDDHAPFVGLSAFAHKGGIHVSAVERNPLTYEHIQPEHIGNRRRIVISDQAGLSNVLAKARTFGIDLDKEDPTCRQILQRLKTLENQGYQFEAAEASFELLMREALGQRPRFFQLKGFQITCNMVPEVNDGCSQAMATVKVTVSDRDILEAAEGNGPVSALDSALRKALINFYPIISTFHLSDYKVRILDGTAGTSAKTRVLVESSNGHQRWTTVGVSTNIIEASYQAVVEGLEYGLMLQDQVKVACGETDTARVASSN is encoded by the coding sequence ATGACCTTAGATACCTTCGAGTTTTCAACCGCACCCAATCGCCCACTGTGGATCTATGACACGACCCTGAGAGACGGGGCACAGCGTGAGGGGTTGTCGCTTTCGATTGACGACAAATTGCGGATTGCCCGCCAACTCGACCGGATGGGAATTCCGTTTATTGAAGGGGGATGGCCCGGTGCAAACCCAAAGGATGTGCAGTTTTTCTGGCAATTGAAGGAAGAACCCCTGACCCAGGCTGAAATCGTGGCATTTTGTTCAACCCGTCGCCCCGGTAAGACGGCAGCGACTGATCCCATGCTGCAACCGATTCTGGCGGCAGGTACACGCTGGATCACCCTGTTTGGCAAATCGTGGGATTTGCACGTTACCGAGGGGCTGAAGACCACACTGGAAGAAAACCTGGCGATGATTCAGGACACCATCGAGTACTTCCGCAGTCAGGAGCGGCGCGTGATCTACGATGCGGAGCACTGGTTTGACGGCTACAAACGTAATCCAGAGTATGCCTTGAAGACCTTAGAAGCCGCGATCGCTGGAGGAGCCGAGTGGCTGGTTCTCTGCGACACCAACGGGGGCACGTTGCCCCATGAAGTGAGTGCGATCGTGCAGGAGGTGTTTCAGTTCGTTGAAGCCAGAAATCGGGCTTTACCTGAAGATGCCCGTTTTCTGCATCCCCAATCTCAGCTCCCTCCCATCGGCATCCACACCCACAACGACTCCGGTACAGCCGTTGCTAATGCCCTCGCTGCGGTGATGGGCGGTGCTCGCATGGTGCAGGGAACGATTAACGGCTATGGCGAACGCTGCGGCAACGCCGACCTCTGTACGTTAATTCCTAACTTGCAACTGAAGCTGGGCTTTCAGTGTGTTAGCGACGATCAATTATCAAAGCTAACTGATTCCAGTCGTCTGATTAGCGAAGTGGTGAATCTTGCCCCCGACGATCACGCGCCTTTCGTGGGATTGTCTGCCTTTGCTCACAAGGGTGGCATCCACGTTAGCGCAGTCGAGCGCAATCCTCTGACTTACGAGCACATTCAACCCGAACATATTGGCAATCGTCGCCGGATTGTCATTTCTGACCAGGCAGGTCTGAGTAACGTCCTGGCAAAAGCTCGTACATTTGGCATTGACCTCGACAAGGAAGACCCCACCTGTCGGCAAATTTTGCAACGCCTCAAAACTTTGGAAAACCAGGGCTATCAGTTTGAAGCCGCAGAAGCCAGCTTTGAACTATTGATGCGTGAGGCACTGGGGCAACGTCCCCGATTTTTCCAGCTTAAGGGCTTCCAGATTACCTGCAATATGGTGCCTGAGGTGAATGATGGGTGTAGTCAGGCGATGGCGACTGTGAAAGTGACGGTGAGCGATCGCGACATTCTAGAAGCAGCCGAAGGCAACGGTCCTGTCTCAGCATTAGATTCAGCCCTGCGTAAAGCTCTGATCAACTTCTATCCCATCATTTCCACCTTCCACTTAAGCGACTACAAAGTAAGGATTTTAGACGGCACCGCTGGCACCTCTGCCAAAACACGAGTGTTGGTGGAATCTAGCAACGGGCATCAACGCTGGACAACGGTAGGAGTCTCGACCAACATCATTGAAGCGTCCTATCAAGCGGTCGTCGAGGGATTAGAGTACGGACTGATGTTGCAAGATCAGGTGAAGGTGGCGTGCGGTGAAACCGATACCGCAAGGGTCGCCTCTAGTAATTGA
- a CDS encoding BTAD domain-containing putative transcriptional regulator: MTLSIELLGYPRVVRDAVNRQPRGRKSWCLLAYLLLANQPISRERLAELLFPAADDPLGALRWSLSDLRRVLGSGCQLSGDPLVMILPSTAVVDVDLVCRGRWDEALELRGLGQDLLAGVSVSGSAAFELWLFSERHRLNGATEAILHEATLACLAEGRINDALKCASRLVDLNPLDEAHHILLVQCLRTAGDYDGAAKHAMHCTDLFRQELGAEPSPVLQEAIHQPTINLSKTRPYSLQAMLEAGEAAIAAGAISQGLQTLREAATLARQEQNHQLLARVLAALGHALVHVGRGSDEEGGAALHEAVSRAIEVGDERTAAIAYRELAFADLERGRYHRALELLGEATRLAAGDDAEMAWIECIEGACLNDQGCYSQALAVLRSAVQRAERTESPEALVFARCWVGRLHLLRGEFAEATSVLERALQEAHACWMALAPLPESLLAEVHLLTGDLGTAASQLERAFVMGRQLDDPCLESIAMRGLGLVAIARGQISRGYQMLIDAPRISRRLPDSYRWIEAYGLDALCRVAIAQGQKAAPRWIADLESLAARCGMRELVVRALLHKARLGEPGAFETAHDMATAIDNPFLHSTIAQIKF, translated from the coding sequence ATGACCTTGAGCATTGAGTTACTTGGATACCCACGGGTAGTGCGCGACGCTGTGAATCGGCAGCCAAGGGGGCGCAAAAGTTGGTGTCTGCTCGCGTATTTGTTGCTAGCGAACCAGCCAATTTCGCGTGAACGATTAGCAGAATTGTTGTTTCCGGCAGCAGATGATCCACTCGGTGCCTTGCGTTGGAGCTTGTCCGATCTGCGCCGTGTGCTGGGCTCAGGCTGTCAGCTGTCTGGCGATCCGCTGGTGATGATCCTGCCCTCTACCGCTGTGGTAGATGTCGATTTAGTTTGTCGAGGACGCTGGGATGAGGCACTTGAGCTGCGGGGGTTGGGTCAGGATCTTTTGGCGGGTGTCAGTGTTTCAGGCAGTGCTGCATTCGAGCTATGGCTGTTCAGCGAACGACATCGCCTTAACGGGGCTACCGAGGCCATCCTGCATGAGGCGACCTTAGCCTGTTTAGCAGAAGGGCGCATCAACGACGCACTCAAATGCGCCTCACGGCTGGTGGATCTCAACCCGCTCGATGAGGCTCACCACATTCTGCTGGTGCAATGTCTTCGAACGGCTGGGGACTATGATGGAGCCGCTAAGCATGCGATGCACTGTACTGACCTTTTCCGGCAGGAGTTGGGTGCGGAACCCAGCCCAGTGCTACAGGAGGCGATTCACCAACCTACAATCAATCTATCTAAAACACGCCCTTATTCCCTACAGGCCATGCTTGAGGCAGGGGAGGCTGCGATCGCAGCAGGGGCCATTAGCCAAGGCTTGCAAACCCTACGGGAAGCGGCAACCCTGGCCCGCCAGGAACAGAATCATCAACTCTTAGCTCGGGTCCTGGCGGCCCTGGGGCACGCCCTTGTCCATGTCGGTCGGGGGAGTGATGAGGAAGGCGGGGCGGCGTTGCATGAAGCTGTCTCGCGCGCCATTGAGGTGGGGGATGAGCGTACCGCTGCGATCGCCTATCGAGAACTGGCCTTCGCCGACCTGGAGCGGGGGCGTTATCACCGTGCCCTTGAACTCTTGGGTGAGGCCACCCGCCTCGCCGCCGGAGACGACGCTGAAATGGCCTGGATTGAGTGCATCGAAGGAGCCTGTCTGAACGATCAGGGCTGTTACTCCCAGGCCCTGGCAGTACTCCGTTCCGCTGTGCAACGGGCTGAGCGCACTGAGTCCCCAGAGGCATTAGTATTTGCCCGCTGCTGGGTCGGTCGCTTGCACCTGTTGCGGGGCGAATTTGCTGAGGCCACGTCAGTGCTTGAACGAGCACTACAGGAGGCCCACGCTTGCTGGATGGCGCTAGCCCCCCTTCCCGAATCTCTTCTTGCTGAGGTCCATCTGCTAACGGGTGATCTCGGCACTGCCGCGAGCCAGTTAGAACGTGCCTTTGTTATGGGGCGACAACTCGACGATCCGTGTTTAGAAAGCATCGCCATGCGTGGACTGGGGCTGGTCGCCATCGCACGGGGGCAAATCAGCCGGGGCTATCAGATGCTCATCGATGCACCCCGCATCTCTCGACGCCTCCCCGATAGCTATCGATGGATTGAGGCCTATGGGCTGGATGCGCTGTGTCGGGTAGCGATCGCACAGGGGCAGAAGGCGGCACCTCGCTGGATTGCGGATCTCGAATCACTTGCTGCCCGGTGTGGCATGCGGGAGCTTGTCGTTCGGGCACTGTTGCACAAAGCTCGGCTCGGTGAGCCAGGTGCGTTTGAGACCGCTCACGACATGGCGACTGCGATCGATAACCCCTTTCTCCACAGCACCATCGCTCAGATTAAGTTCTGA
- the mnmE gene encoding tRNA uridine-5-carboxymethylaminomethyl(34) synthesis GTPase MnmE, giving the protein MTKILQGETIAAIATAIVPQQGSVGIVRLSGSTAVAIAHQLFHAPGQQPWESHRILYGQVHHPQSHQVVDEALLLLMLAPRSYTREDVVEFHCHGGIMAVQQVLQLCLEQGARLAEPGEFTLRAFLNGRIDLTQAESIADLVGARSPQAAQTALAGLQGKLAQPIRQLRATCLDILAEIEARIDFEEDLPPLDEAETKAQLTQVLATVEHILATADRGELLRTGLKVAIVGRPNVGKSSLLNAWSRSDRAIVTDLPGTTRDVVESQLVVGGIPIQVLDTAGIREATDQVERIGVERSRQVAQSADLVLLTIDAQAGWTDDDQMIYDQVNHRPLILVINKVDLLGNEKSLPSYPDAMRSSPPFGVIAQVVQTAASQNQGIDALEQAILATVQTGTLQAANLDVAINQRQSAALTRAKAALYQVQEAIANQLPLDFWTIDLRSAIQALGEITGEEVTESVLDRIFSRFCIGK; this is encoded by the coding sequence ATGACCAAGATTTTACAGGGAGAAACGATCGCCGCTATTGCCACTGCTATTGTGCCGCAACAAGGCAGCGTGGGAATCGTGCGCCTATCTGGATCAACGGCAGTTGCGATCGCCCACCAACTCTTTCATGCACCCGGCCAGCAACCCTGGGAAAGTCATCGCATTCTCTACGGTCAGGTACACCATCCTCAGAGTCATCAAGTTGTGGATGAAGCGTTGCTGCTGTTGATGTTGGCACCACGATCCTACACGCGAGAAGATGTCGTGGAGTTTCACTGTCATGGGGGAATCATGGCGGTGCAGCAGGTGTTGCAGTTGTGTCTGGAGCAAGGAGCACGACTGGCGGAACCGGGGGAATTTACCCTGCGAGCCTTTTTGAATGGACGAATTGACCTGACTCAAGCAGAAAGCATTGCCGATCTGGTGGGAGCGCGATCGCCCCAGGCGGCTCAAACTGCATTAGCAGGGCTTCAAGGCAAACTGGCACAACCGATTCGACAACTACGGGCAACTTGTCTGGATATCTTGGCGGAGATCGAAGCCCGGATTGATTTTGAGGAAGACCTGCCACCACTGGATGAAGCCGAGACTAAAGCTCAACTCACGCAAGTTTTGGCTACAGTTGAACACATCTTAGCCACTGCCGATCGCGGAGAACTGTTGCGGACGGGGCTAAAGGTGGCGATCGTGGGTCGCCCAAATGTTGGCAAGTCGAGCTTACTCAATGCCTGGAGCCGCAGCGATCGCGCCATTGTCACTGACCTGCCGGGAACCACTCGCGACGTGGTGGAATCGCAATTAGTGGTGGGTGGCATTCCCATTCAAGTGTTAGATACCGCAGGCATTCGCGAGGCAACCGATCAGGTGGAGCGCATTGGAGTAGAGCGATCGCGTCAAGTGGCTCAATCTGCCGATCTGGTGTTGCTCACCATCGATGCTCAAGCGGGATGGACAGATGATGACCAGATGATTTACGACCAGGTAAACCATCGTCCGTTGATTCTTGTGATTAATAAGGTGGATTTGTTAGGAAATGAGAAATCGTTACCGAGCTACCCTGACGCGATGCGAAGCAGTCCCCCCTTCGGAGTAATCGCCCAGGTCGTTCAAACTGCTGCTTCTCAGAACCAGGGAATTGATGCACTAGAGCAAGCAATTTTAGCAACCGTTCAAACGGGAACTCTGCAAGCCGCCAACCTTGATGTTGCAATCAACCAACGTCAATCCGCTGCATTAACTCGTGCCAAAGCCGCTTTGTATCAGGTGCAAGAGGCGATCGCCAACCAACTTCCCCTCGATTTTTGGACAATTGATTTGCGGAGTGCCATTCAAGCGTTAGGCGAAATCACTGGAGAAGAAGTCACAGAATCGGTGCTCGATCGCATCTTTAGCCGATTTTGTATTGGTAAATAA
- a CDS encoding 2Fe-2S iron-sulfur cluster-binding protein, with protein MPKVAAQGKIIDCSKGAKLRQVLLQYDIDLHNGQSRWINCRGIGTCGTCAVQIEGAVSEPNWRDTTRRSLPPHSLMQNRRLACQTQVLGDVKVTKFDGFWGHGDNPVWTAEGEGGQCE; from the coding sequence ATGCCTAAAGTAGCAGCCCAAGGAAAAATCATCGACTGTTCCAAGGGGGCTAAATTGCGTCAAGTGCTCCTGCAATATGATATTGATCTCCACAATGGACAATCTCGTTGGATCAACTGTCGTGGCATCGGTACCTGTGGCACCTGCGCTGTTCAGATTGAGGGAGCCGTGTCCGAACCCAACTGGCGAGATACAACACGGAGATCACTTCCTCCCCATTCTCTCATGCAAAATCGCCGACTTGCCTGTCAAACTCAGGTTTTAGGAGATGTGAAAGTCACCAAGTTTGATGGATTTTGGGGACACGGTGACAACCCAGTGTGGACTGCCGAAGGCGAAGGGGGGCAATGTGAATGA